In Silene latifolia isolate original U9 population chromosome X, ASM4854445v1, whole genome shotgun sequence, the following proteins share a genomic window:
- the LOC141623406 gene encoding chaperone protein dnaJ 15-like: MGSKNGETSAPAVILRKDPYEVLSVSKDATDQEIKTAYRKLALKYHPDKNANNPEASELFKEVAYSYNILSDPEKRRQYDAAGFEALDAEGMDMEIDLSNLGTVNTMFAALFSKLGVPIKTTISANVLEEALNGTVTVRPLSVGTSVSGKVDKQCAHFFGVTITDEQAAAGIVVRVSSAAQSKFKLLYFEQDVNAGYGLALQEDSEKTGKVTSAGMYFLHFQVYRLDSTVNALSMAKDPEASFFKRLEGLQPCEVSELKAGAHIFAVYGDNFFKPASYTIEALCAKSYEDTTEKLKDIEAQILRKRNELRQFETEYRKALARFQEVTNKYNQEKQSVDDLLKQRDNIQSSFTTVKTVSYPGSGTNEANGSSSKIPVDDTRPDSPGDDDGKDKASRKKWFNLNLRGSDKKLG; the protein is encoded by the exons ATGGGTTCGAAGAATGGAGAAACTTCGGCCCCTGCTGTTATTCTTCGGAAAGATCCTTATGAAGTTCTCAGTGTTTCTAAAGATGCTACTGATCAGGAAATTAAGACTGCTTATCGCAAACTCGCTCTCAA GTATCATCCTGACAAAAATGCCAACAATCCTGAAGCTTCAGAGCTTTTCAAGGAGGTTGCATATTCTTATAACATCTTATCTGACCCAGAAAAGAGAAGGCAATATGATGCAGCCGGATTTGAG GCTTTGGATGCTGAGGGCATGGATATGGAAATTGACTTATCCAATCTTGGAACTGTGAACACAATGTTTGCAGCTTTATTCAG TAAGCTTGGCGTGCCTATCAAGACGACAATATCTGCTAATGTTTTGGAGGAAGCATTGAATGGTACTGTGACTGTACGCCCACTTTCTGTTGGGACATCAGTTAGTGGAAAG GTAGATAAACAATGTGCCCACTTCTTTGGTGTGACAATCACTGACGAGCAGGCAGCAGCAGGTATTGTAGTCCGTGTTTCATCTGCTGCCCAAAGCAAATTTAAG CTTCTTTACTTTGAGCAAGATGTTAATGCGGGTTATGGCCTTGCATTACAG GAGGATAGTGAGAAGACAGGGAAAGTGACATCTGCTGGCATGTATTTCTTACACTTTCAGGTTTATAGGCTAGATTCTACTGTCAATGCG TTATCCATGGCCAAGGACCCTGAAGCTTCGTTTTTTAAGAGGTTGGAGGGTCTGCAACCATGCGAGGTGTCCGAATTGAAGGCAGGAGCTCACATATTTGCAGTCTATG GTGACAATTTCTTTAAACCTGCATCCTACACAATCGAGGCACTTTGTGCAAAGTCGTACGAGGACACAACAGAGAAACTGAAAGATATAGAGGCACAAATTCTGCGAAAGAGAAATGAACTTCGTCAGTTTGAGACTGAGTATAGGAAG GCATTGGCTCGGTTTCAAGAAGTGACAAACAAATACAACCAAGAAAAACAGTCT GTAGATGACCTACTTAAGCAACGAGACAATATTCAATCTTCATTCACTACAGTCAAGACAGTGAGTTATCCTGGGAGTGGCACTAATGAAGCGAATGGGAGCTCAAGTAAGATCCCAGTTGATGATACCAGGCCTGATAGCCCTGGGGATGATGACGGAAAAGACAAAGCATCACGGAAAAAGTGGTTCAATCTTAATCTCAGGGGATCTGATAAGAAGCTTGGGTGA